The Bacteroides fragilis NCTC 9343 genome includes the window CTTGACCCGAATTGTCTTTTGAGGATAAACAGACTGTCCGATGTATTTGGACTGGATAGACTCTCTGGTTTTGACATCCGGATTGGTGAAAGAAAATGCATTTGGAAAATAGTTTATTCTTTTCTCCGCTTGAAAATCTGCAGGTTCCATACCGGAGTTGGTCCTGGACATGGCTACATCAATATAATAAGAAACTCCCTTGCGGTCAATAAAAGTGATTTTTACCGGGAAGGACTTGTTACCGACATCTATTGTTGTAATTTTGACAGGTTCACCTTTCGCGATATTGACTTCTCTATATTCTGAATAGCTGTTGGCATCGTCTGTTTTTGCTATGGTAGTACGCGTATAGAGCGTTTTCCCAATTAATAATTCCTTGGCCTTGTTTACATCTTGCAGATAGACGAGGGCAGGGATGCTGGCATACGGATTTTGATCACACAAATCGTTCAGTTTGACATCTTTCATCTCATAATAGTATTTATGATCTTCACACTGGAATATGAATCGGGAAGTATAAATCTTGCCGATATACGTTTCATGTACAGTTTCTTCCGAACCGGTATATTCCAGCGTTTTACTTTTGAGCAAATCGTTGTCGACTTCTTTCCCATCTTCATATTTGCATAATATGGGGACGAATTCATCACTACTATCGGGGATGAACATAAACTTCATTCCGGGTGTCCATTTACATAACTGCTTTAAGGGGAAATGTGTTGTTATGAAATCCGTTTCTTCATCGGGTGATAGGGAGCCGGGGGAGGAGGAACTTGCAAAATGGCTGTTTTGTGCAAGTAATGTTCTGGTGGCTATCAAAAGAAGGAGTAATAAGGTTCTGAGGCGTCTTTTCATGATTATATTTTGTTAAATTGAACTATTCGTTTGTTTGTTCTGTTTATCTTAATTCGGCAAATGTATCAACTTTATGTTATTTTTTTATATATTTGCGCCGATATTTAACTTAAACAGTATGACAATGAAAAAAGTATTACTTTCAATTTGTATGGTGAGTGCAGTATTCGCTATGTCATCTTGCGGTTCGACAAAAGAAGCCGCTTCTTTATCATCTTTAAATGGTGAATGGAATATCATTGAAGTGAATGGCTCAGCCATTGTGCCGGCAGAAAATCAGGAATTGCCGTTTATTGGTTTTGATACAGCTACGGGTAAAGTATATGGTAATAGTGGTTGTAACCGTATGATGGGATCTATAGATCTCAATTCAAAACCCGGTACTATCGATATGAGCCGATTGGGGAGTACCCGTATGGCTTGTCCGGATATGACGACAGAACAAAATGTGCTGAATGCATTGGGACAGGTGAAGAGTTATAAAAAACTGGGTAAACATAATATGGCTCTTTGCAACGCTTCCAATCGTCCGGTAGTCGTTCTTCAGAAGAAAGCTTCGGATGTAAAGTTGTCTGCTTTGAATGGTGAATGGAAAATCGAAGAAGTGAATGGAGAAGCTATCCCTTCGGGTATGGAAAAACAACCGTTTATCAATTTTGACGTGAGGAAGAAGTCCATTCATGGCAATGCGGGATGTAATTTGATTAATGGAGGATTTGAAACAGATAAGGAGAATCCCCGTTCCATTTCTTTCCCTAATGTTATTTCTACTATGATGGCTTGTCCTGATATGGAAGTGGAAGGCAAAGTGATGAAAGCTATCAACGAGGTGAAGTCATTCGATGTGTTATCCGGAGGAGGTATCGGATTTTATAGTGCAGACGGAACACTGGTAATGGTACTTGTGAAAAAATAAAAAAACGCTTGATGGAGGGACCTGCTCTCTTATTAGTGATATATTCAAACGCAAAGGGGATGCTTACAAGCATCCCCTTTGCGTTTGAATATAGTAGGCTGATGCAGAAAGTATCTTTGTAAATGGAATACTAGACAGTCACATTAGTTCATTAAGTAGTCTTGTACTCCAGTGAAAATAGTCTATTCGTGTACTTCTATTTATTGATATATGAATTCCGTAGTATGATCCATACGATAATAGGGGATCCAAACAAGGCAGTAACCGCGTTGATAGGTAGGGTACCTTGCATTCCGGGTAGTTGGGAAATTAAATCGCAGACTAACAGTGTGATGGCACCACAGAGCATGGAGGCTGGAAGAATGATGCGGTGGTTGGGGCTGCCGAATAAGCCACGGGCTACGTGAGGCATCGTGATGCCGATAAAGGCTATGGGACCGGTAAAAGCAGTGGAGGTTCCTGCCAGGAGTGCTGTAGCCAGGATAATCCAAAGCCGCAGCCGAGGAACGGAGACCCCTAATCCGTTGGCGTAGTTTTTTCCCAGCAGCAAGATGTTGAGTTGTTTTTGTAATAGTAATGCAGTCAGAATTCCACAGGCAATGACAGGTGCCATCACGCTCATCTGTTCCCAGCCTACTGAAGAAAGACTTCCAAAGGTCCAGGTGATGAATAGTTTCAGGGTATCCGGATTACTCATACTTTGCAGGATACTCACGATGGCACCGGCAAAGTTACCAAACATCATACCTATAATCAGTAACGAGATGGTTTGAGGAATTTTGATAGAGACAATAATAACCAATAATAAAACCCCTATAGCTCCAATAATAGCAGCAGTCACTTGTCCCCAACCTGTAATGAGCCACAACGGAAGAGAAGAGGTGCCGAGAATCAGTAAGGCTACTCCTAAGCTGGCACCGGAAGTTACTCCCAACACATCGGGACCAGCCAGTGGGTTGTGAAACAGAGTTTGCATTAACACTCCGGCAACGGAGAGTGAGGCTCCTGCCAAAATGGCTGTCAGTGCTTTAGGGAGTCGGTGGTTCAAGATGATTTCCCGGTAGATAAGGTTATCGTTGCTACCGATAAAAGTATTCCATACGTCACGTATAGACAAGCTAACGCTTCCGATGGCGATATCTGCCAGAAAGGCCAAAACTAACAATCCTATTAATAGTAAAAACAGTCGGTAGTGTTTCATTTACTCTTTAATTTATCCATGTAGGTCAATTCGTACTCTGGTAATAGGCTCGGATGAATGATTTTAATCATATCATTCAATAACAGATCCGGGCGGGCTACTCCACTTTCCCAATAATCGTTTCCTCCGGTAATGTTTGTCCGTTTGTTTATATGATATACATTACCATTTTTATAGGATTTAAATAGTTTGTATTTGGGATCCATCTTTCCCAAATCTTCGAGTGTGTTGGCTTGTACACCTACCCAGATATCAGCTTGGTTGAAGTGTATCAAAGCTTCTTCGATACTACTGGATATACTTCCGGAAACTGTGGTGTCATTGGCATAATAGTAGTTGGCACCTGCATCGCGAAAGAGTTGCGCATTGTAGCTTCTTCCACTTGGCATGGACCAAGTTCCCCTATAATCTTGTCCGGAAAGAATGGAAGGAGCGTATGATAATTTTTCAGCCTTCTTTTTGATTTCATTGTATTGTTCTGCTATCTGACTAAAGATACTGTCAGCAAGCTTTTCTTTATCGAAAAAAGCTCCTATGAACTTAATCCACTCTGCACGTCCCAAGATGGACTTCTCCTGCCATTCGATATTATACAAAATGGGTAATCCTGTTTGTTTCATACGCCGGCTGTTTTCATCCTCGGCATTGTAGGCAGAAGTCATTACGGCCTGCGGATGTAGTAGAAGTAGGTTTTCTATGTCCAGATTGAAAGCGTCACCTAAATCCTTTATTGTTCCATCTTTTACACCTTGAAGGATAGTAGGGTTATAAATGTAATTTGAGTTGCAGACTCCCGTGACTTTGTCCAATTCTCCAAGAAGTTCGAGGAATCCCAGATGAGTGGCTGAGTTGGTCATTATACTCTTTAGAGGAATTACTACTTTTAGTCCGTCAGTAGGAACTGCCTGGCCTTCGTTTTTCACCAGATAGTAGGTATCATAAATTTCTCCTGGTTTCCAGGGATTGTATACTGTAATTGTGGTGTATCCGGAGGAATGTGTTATACCAAATCCTTGGGCGTATGAAAGTGGCACGGAAGTCCCGTTTTCGGTGTTGGAAACTACTTTCTGCTTATCTTGGCAAGCGGTTAGCAGAAGTGAGATTAATGCGAAAAGGACAAAAGAAAATCGGGTCATCATATCTGAATTTTGAATAGTCGTGGCGCAAAAATACAAGATTATTCCGGATTATAAGTCTGCTAAGTTGGGAAAATGCTATCAAATCGGGGATGAAAGAAAGTAAGTGGAAT containing:
- a CDS encoding FecCD family ABC transporter permease, yielding MKHYRLFLLLIGLLVLAFLADIAIGSVSLSIRDVWNTFIGSNDNLIYREIILNHRLPKALTAILAGASLSVAGVLMQTLFHNPLAGPDVLGVTSGASLGVALLILGTSSLPLWLITGWGQVTAAIIGAIGVLLLVIIVSIKIPQTISLLIIGMMFGNFAGAIVSILQSMSNPDTLKLFITWTFGSLSSVGWEQMSVMAPVIACGILTALLLQKQLNILLLGKNYANGLGVSVPRLRLWIILATALLAGTSTAFTGPIAFIGITMPHVARGLFGSPNHRIILPASMLCGAITLLVCDLISQLPGMQGTLPINAVTALFGSPIIVWIILRNSYINK
- a CDS encoding ABC transporter substrate-binding protein, which gives rise to MTRFSFVLFALISLLLTACQDKQKVVSNTENGTSVPLSYAQGFGITHSSGYTTITVYNPWKPGEIYDTYYLVKNEGQAVPTDGLKVVIPLKSIMTNSATHLGFLELLGELDKVTGVCNSNYIYNPTILQGVKDGTIKDLGDAFNLDIENLLLLHPQAVMTSAYNAEDENSRRMKQTGLPILYNIEWQEKSILGRAEWIKFIGAFFDKEKLADSIFSQIAEQYNEIKKKAEKLSYAPSILSGQDYRGTWSMPSGRSYNAQLFRDAGANYYYANDTTVSGSISSSIEEALIHFNQADIWVGVQANTLEDLGKMDPKYKLFKSYKNGNVYHINKRTNITGGNDYWESGVARPDLLLNDMIKIIHPSLLPEYELTYMDKLKSK
- a CDS encoding META domain-containing protein — translated: MKKVLLSICMVSAVFAMSSCGSTKEAASLSSLNGEWNIIEVNGSAIVPAENQELPFIGFDTATGKVYGNSGCNRMMGSIDLNSKPGTIDMSRLGSTRMACPDMTTEQNVLNALGQVKSYKKLGKHNMALCNASNRPVVVLQKKASDVKLSALNGEWKIEEVNGEAIPSGMEKQPFINFDVRKKSIHGNAGCNLINGGFETDKENPRSISFPNVISTMMACPDMEVEGKVMKAINEVKSFDVLSGGGIGFYSADGTLVMVLVKK